The sequence CATCCCCAGGGGGCGTCTGCATCGTCAACCCGTGACTCCGACGTGAAGACGATGGGGCGGCCTCCTCTCTGGAATCTTCTGGTACGGTTCGTCAAAGGCGTCGGCCCAAAACGCACCAATATCCTGCAACGGTTGCGTATTGAAACCGTGGAAGATGCGCTCTGGACCATGCCCTGGCGGTATGAAGATCGATCGGTGATGACACCGATCGGGAATCTCGTGCCGGGGATGGTTGCGTCGATCTGTGGGACGATTGGAAAACGTGACGCGAAGCGGACAAGAAATCGTCGATTGAGTGTGCTGGAACTTGGTGTCGAAGATCAATCCGGGCGGATCCAGATCGTCTTTTTCAACCAACCATATTTAGAGGATGTACTGTCAATAGGAACTCGCGTCATGATGAGCGGGCGCGTAATTGCTGGCCGTCAGGGGTGGATGGTACCAAGGATGGATGTAGTGCAATATGAGATTCTTGGAGAGGGTCACGAATCGACGCTCCATGTCGGGCGAATTGTGCCTATTTATCATGAAACCAAGGGGTGGACGTCTCGTCAGATGCGGGTATTGGTAAGGAATCTCTTGATGGAGCACGGTCTCGATCTCCATGACCATTTGCCTGTTCCCCTTCGAGCGCGGCAACGATTGATCCCGATTCATGAAGCATTGCAAGATGCCCATTTCCCTAAGACAGGCACCGACCTTCAACTTCTTGAGCGAGGGAAAACTCCAGCGCATCGGCGGCTGGCATTTGAAGAACTGCTGCTGCTGCAGTTGGCCTTGGCAACGAGGTATCGCTCAGTGCACGAGGAACCGAAGGAGCTGCGGTTCAATCCCAGGACCCCGCTCTTGGGGAAACTAGGCAGTCTCTTACCATTTCGCCTGACAACGGCGCAGGATGTAGTCCTTCGTGAAATATTTCGCGACATGATCTCGCCACGGCCCATGAATCGCCTCGTGCAAGGAGACGTGGGGTCAGGAAAAACGGCGGTCGCCCTCCATGCCATCGTGATGGCCTGTGGATCAGGCTATCAGGCGGCGCTGATGGCACCGACTGAGATTCTTGCCGAACAACATTATCGAAACCTTTCCGGAACACTCCAGGCCTTGGGCTTGCAGACAATCCTCGTACGCGGCGGAGACAAGGCATCGGTGAAGAAAGCACAGATTGAGCAACTGGCGGCCGGTCAAATTCAGGTGGCGATCGGTACTCACGCGCTTATTCAACGCAATGTGCAATTTAAGAGCTTAGGATTAGCTGTAGTCGATGAGCAGCATAAGTTCGGTGTGTTACAACGGAAAACGCTGATCGACAAAGGCTATAAGCCTGACGTTCTCGTACTGACGGCCACGCCAATTCCCCGAACACTGGCGATGACGGTGTATGGTGACCTGGATGTATCAGTCATCGATGTGCTCCCACCCGGCCGAAAGCCAGTGCGCACATTTCTTTTCAATGAGGGACAACGACGCCGGGCCTATCAGATCATCCGTGATGAATTGCGCAACAAGAAGCAGGCCTATGTCATCTATCCACTCGTAGAAGAATCAGAAAAGACTGACCTCCAAGCTGCGATCCAAGGCGCCGAACAGTTACAGAATGGGGAATTTTCAGAATTCCGCGTCGGCCTCCTGCACGGACGCATGAAGGCTACTGAAAAAGAGGCTGTGATGGCCGACTTCAAGGCTGGAACCATCCAACTCTTAGTGGCCACGACTGTCGTTGAGGTTGGGATTGATGTGCCGAACGCGGCCATTATCATGATCGAGCATGCTGAGCGATTCGGTCTCGCGCAGCTCCACCAATTACGTGGCCGGGTGGGGCGGAGCAGCCATCAATCGTATTGCCTGTTGATGGCGTCGAATATGGGGCAGGGGAAGACTCAGCGGGGACAACGCTTGCAGGAACATCAGGAGCCCCTGTCTTCCGCGAAAGAACGGTTGGAGGCACTCGTTCGATCGAATGATGGATTCGTCATTGCTGAAGATGATCTGCGTATCAGAGGACCCGGTGAATTTTTTGGCTTGCGCCAGTGGGGCATGCCGGAGTTTCGTGTGGCGAATCTGGTACGAGACGGGGATTTGTTGCAGCAGGCCAGACAGGAGGCCTTTTCGCTCCTAAAATCTGATCCGGGCTTGAAAGATCAGGCTCATCAGGGGTTGCGTGAGGCGATGCTCCGTAAGTGGGAGAAAAAGCTGGAGCTGGGTTCAATCAGTTGAAATCGCCGGAAGGCTGACAGGATGGTATTTCGATTGTCAGCCTGGAGTTCGTATGGGTTTCTTTCAACGATTGAAAGATGACTTGCGCAATGGGATCGCGACATTGCGCCTGGGAACCGTTCATGCGGCTGGACGTGCCTTGGAGGAGGCAGAGCTGCTCCGCCTGAGACTGGAGCTCCGCAAACTCGAACAGCAACTTTCCGATCTGTACAAAGACATCGGCGAACGGGCCGTCGACATGAAGGAGCGGGGAGAAACAGCAGAACGAGTGGTGTACGACGCTGAGATTGTGCGTCTCGTCAAACAGGTTGATGGACTCAAGGACTCGCAGAAAAAGCTAGAAGCGGAAATGAATCAGATCCGGAACGAGCAGTGACCGAGCCGCCTCAGCACATGCGCCGATTTGCCGGCATCGATATCGGTACCCTTACCTGTCGCTTGTTAATAGCAGATCTGAGCCCTGGACAACCACTCAAAGAACTTCGATCAGATCGGCGCATTCTTCGGCTGGGCGAGGGGGTCGATCGGACCAAACGACTGAGTTCGGCCGCCATGGATCGGACCATTACCTGCATACAAGAATGGCACAACGTCATCAACGCCTATCATGTTGAGGCTATTGCCGTCGTGGCGACGAGCGCGGTTCGTGATGCGGGCAATCGCCAGGAGTTTCTTGAACGAGTAAAGCGAGAGGCTGGGTTTGACGTCGAAGTCATTACGGGTGACGAAGAAGCCCGACGGACCTTGCTCGGGATTCGTTCAGGCTTACCTGCTGGGATAACGGACATTCTGGCATTAGACATCGGGGGCGGGAGCACGGAATTTATTCTGGATCGGGTTGGGCAAAAGCCGACCGTTCGTTCGATCGATATCGGAGTCGTTCGTCTTTGTGAGCGTCTCTTGCGTCACGACCCTCCGACTGGTGAAGAAGTGCGGGAGGCGCGGGAGTGGGTGAGTCGAGAGACAAAGGCTGCTGTAGCTAATATGGGTAACCATCGTCAGGCGACGTTCGTCGGCACCGCCGGTACGATCACCAGTCTTGCTGCAATGTCACAAAAACTCCAGACCTATGAGCCAGCCAGAATTCACAATTACACTCTCAAGCTTGAAACCATACAAGAATTGGAACACACACTACTCAGCCGAACCAAAGCTGAACGAGTTGGCTTGCCGGGTTTAGAGAAAAACCGCGAGGAAGTCATAGCCGCCGGGGCGATCATTATTCGGACGATTATGGAAACGCTGGATCAAAAGGAGTGTCTGGTGAGTGATTTGGGCTTGAGGGAAGGGGTGCTGATAGATTTGGCGGGGCAGGCAGGAAATCAGTGAGCCAGGAAGGATGACAGAGTTGCTCGTGCTCAACCGGTAGACTACAATGCAATTCGGTGGGAGGCACTGTCATGAGAATTTCAAAGATGACTCGTCGTCGAGGGAGAGAACCAAAGATCATGGTTGCTGAGGCTCTTTTGACGGTTCTTCTTGCGAAGGACAACGGCCACTATTGTGCCAAGTGTCCAGAGCTAGATCTTGTGACAGAACTACCGACCGCCGACGCTGCCTTAGAAGATCTGATTGAAGCTATTCGGGACTACGCGAAGGAATATCTCCAAGATCGCGATCGATATGCCATAAGCCCCAACAGGGCCCACCATGCGCCCTATATCGAGGCCATTGCCGCTTGCAAGACCGATTGGGAGTTGCGGACGTTGATCGAGATCAAGCATGGCCTCGTTCACGTATAACGATTTCCGTGTTGTGCTCAAGCGGGCAGGGTTTGAACATCTCCGTTGGGAAAACACGAAACCTGGCGAAAGTTCCTGCCGAACGGCTCGATTCTGCGAGTCCGGATCAGTCATCAGCACAAGCGCGACATTCCCAAGTGGCTGTTTCACGAAATGCTTCGGCAGGCGGGGCTGACACTCGAAGAGTTTCGTACGTTGCTCAATGCGTGAGGATACGCAGTTGAATTGAAAGAGCCTCCTGCAATGTCTGCAAATTTCAGTGTCCTGAGATCGGCATCAGATGACGTGGCAAGGGACTGATAACTGGAGATTGCTGCCGTGAGCCTTCCCCAAACCCCTTTCACCCCGGCGAGATGGTGCTCGAAGAGTTTCTCGTTCCGGCAAGATGATTCAGGTGGCATTGGCACAAAAACTTGGCTGGACGAGGGCGCGCCTGAACGAGCTGATCAAAGGGAAGCTTGATATCACGGCAGATTCCGACCTCGATCTCGCGCGCGTGCTCGGCACATCCGCCAAACTTTGGATGAATCTCCAGGCGACGTTCGATCTCGATAAGGCCATGCGACGAAGAAAGATCGTCTGACCTGTTAGTGTTGGTGGGCCGGTCTGAAAAAGAGCCGCGAAGAAGTCATTGCCGCCGAGGCCGATCATTTGCGGACGATTATGAAAACGTTGGGGATCTCGAGTATGCCGGTGAGTGATCTAGGATTGCGCGAGGGAATGTTCCTTTAACTCCTGGTGCGGATGCGAATAGTGATGGGATTACAGTAACTCAGATAAACATGGACCTCGAAGGAGTGAGGAAAATAATCGAGTGGCTACGTGGTGGAGCTGCGAGTCATTTGTCATATGCGCAGGTCCGCGAACAAGTTTTGTCTCTGGCAAGAGAAGGAATGTTTCAGACTTACGCAATTCCAGATAATCTGTCGATTCAACGCGCAAGGTGGATTAAAGATAAGCAATGGTTTACCTCAGTGGAAGAATTGGGCCCTCCGTCACCAGGAGAAACCATCGACTACGGACGTTGCCATCAACCGAACCGCCCTCTTTGTTACTGTTCTCTGAACGGAGATATTGCTCTTTCCGAAATTTCAGCAGAATTAGGTGAGCGTTATATCATCTCAAGTTACATATTACCTATGGGCACCATTGTTGTTCCAGTTGGAGAGCTTGACCATGTTAGACGAACAGGTGAGACCTATATCGGTCATGGAAATCCAAACGCCTCGGAACCTTATTTGCAGTTTTTGGAGGAAAAGAATGGAGTGATCGGGGCCCTCATTGATGCGTTTTTTGCGGATGAATTCAGCAAGCCCGCCACAACTTGGACTGACTATAAGATCACGAGTGCCTTGTCAGATGTATTGCTGAATGGCGATTTGAGCCCACGTAACCCCATAAATGCGATGATCTATCCAAGCGTTCGTTTTAGGGAGGGGAGAAATTTTGCGATCTTGCCGGAGTTCCATAAAACAAGAATGCAACTAGATGTTCAGAATACCAAGGTATTTCGAGTTACGGATGTCATCGGTTACGGAATTTTTGGCTCTAAGGCTGAAGCACAGCTTATGTCTTTTGATGCAGAGGGGAAACTTAAATGGCAGTCCTTAGAATGAAAGGGTAATATCAGCACAGGTGGCTATGCCACCGATAGTTTTTAGCCTGGATGAAACGGACTTTCGAGGCGACGGCTGGGTTCGTCGGTGCGAGAGCTGTGTGGAAGTTGTCCCAGGGGGAGGAGTCTTGTACACTTCCACTCATATCCCAACGAGGACACGCAGTGATGCCAAGGCAGTCCAGTGAGCCAGACGATGCAAAGATTGCCGCCAATTTGCGCCGCGCCATCGAGTTGACGGAGCTCGGCTTAGACTTGCGCCGATCGGTGATCCAGCAGCATGAACCTCACGGCGATGCCATGGTCACAGTGATGCGCGAGATTCGGCGCGCCAAAGAGCAGGCATGGCAGCAGAATTCTCCTGAGTTTTAGGCGCTATCTACCGTATCATTCCCTGATATTCAGCTCTCGGTGCACCGGACTTTTTCTCTTCTCCTCCCATCTGAGGGTAACCAGGTTGGTTCCCTACTGCGCGCATTGACCGAGCACCGCCCTCGATAGAAAAATTCGATAATTCCTGCGTGGGCGGTCGGCGAGCACGGGGAACTAACCAGGCATCCTCAAGCCTCTACTTCTGCGAATACCACCGATAGCCTTTGTTCTCAGTGAACTGCGCTTTCGGCGCGCCGCCGGGTTTTTCCAGCAACAGCACTTTGAAATCTTGAAGGCCGAACCAGGCTGGATCGGCAAGGTCGTGGTAGTGAAGGCCTTGGAATTTTGGGAGCATGTCGCCCAAGGTCTGCTGCAATTCTTTTTCCGTGTAGGCACGCACGGCAAAGGGTCGGTTGATGGCCTGGCAGAATCGCTGAAGGGTGTATGTCGCGCCGGTACAGAGGACTTTCGTGTCCGGCTTGAGCCCCAGAAACTGCGGAAGAGAGAGATACCGTTCTTGAAAACCGAGCCAGCGCACCGCTTGCCGCACATGGCCATATTGAACTTCGTATTCGGTATGTCCAGGTAATTTCACGGGTGCCGGCCACCCTTGCTCGATACCGAACTCGGTGAGAAAGGCTCGGCCGCCCGGCTTGAGCACTCGCCACAATTCGGCAACGAAGCGAATCGGCCCCAAGTTAAAGATGACGGATTCCGGGAGATCAGCCTCGATCGGCAAGCGAAGTCGTCTGATCCAATCCAGAGCCTCTTGATGTTGTGGTGTGTCTCCAACTCCGGACGTCACTTCGTTTCTGGTCAGTTGCACCGGCGTCATATCTGCCATGTTTTCATTGTCGATCACCAGATCAACGGAATGATCGACCAACGGAAGCGATTCGGCGTTCGCCCTGGTACCGGTGACATTCCATCCACCGGTTTTGGCTCGAGAGACTTGGAGCTTCAGAAACGGTTCTGTGATATCGAGCGAGAGATAGGTGATTCCCTGTTTCTCGAAGGGGAGTAGGCTCTTGCCCAGTTCCTGTGCGACGTAACCCAGACCGCCTCCGATCTCCAGCAAGACCTTGGGTTTAGGGTTGAACCAGCCTAATCGCCGGAGCTGCCGCATGAGGAGCTGCCCGTAGGTCAAGCCAGTCAAGGCTTCGCTCGGCTCACGGAATAAGTGAGAGACCGTGGTTTCAATCAGGTCAAAGTGACGGTCATCTTCTCCGCTTTGGGCGAGTTCGTGATGATGAAACGCTTCCAGATGTTCCTCGCCCTCAAACCCTTCCTGGCCCGACCAGCCTTCGCGGACTTGCTGCAGCAGGATATCCCACTTGGCCTTGTGCCGGTGGCCGCCTGGTGGTGCAATCCCGTAATAGCAGAGTGAGTAGTTGGGAGTCGCCCATCGAGCAAGGTGCCACTCGCCAGGTTGCCCATCCGGTCCGCAGATTTTCGTACCATATTGGTCAAAGAGTGTTCCGACCGTTGTGTGGCCGGTCATGGCCATGAGGAGATCCAACCCAGTGCGGTTCAACCGTATGAGGGGTAGGTTGTCATCGAGCGGGGCCAACCACCATTCGTCTGTACCGTGTTGATAGGCAACGAGGTCGGGAATGTGCCAGGCCAGGAGTTCTAGGGTTGTACCCGTTAAGTCATGGGGTTCGTAGATGGCTGCAGCAGGTTTCATGGTGGCGAGGAACTGTCCGTATCAGACACCGGCAGACTACAGGAGCCATCACCGATCCTGCAAGATAGCAATGTGCATGCACTTACAGTTGGGAAGGTGTTGATGGACTGTCGGTGACGATCAGCTGGCCTCGCATGATGGGATGGATCCGGCAGTAGTAGTTGTACCGACCAGCCGGCAATCCAGGTACGCTAAAAGATGATCCAGGAGACACTGCTCCCGAATCGAACAGGCATGAGCCCCCATCCTCCATACAAACGCTGTGGGTGACCGTGTGATGGGTGGGCGTCGGATTGTCCCACCGGATAGGGGTGTGACTCACGACCGTTGGAGTCATGGGAACGTAGTAGGGCGAACCGTCCTCCATCATGATTCGCGTCGGCAGGGATGTGTCTAAAGCCAGGCCGCTTGAACCGATTCCAATCCATACGGCAATCAGGATGATAAGTATCCGGTTCACGAAGTCACCACTCGACAAAGCAAGGCGTTTTGATCATAAGATTCAAAAAGCAGGAAAAGGATTCTGATCTTTTTCGTGTTTCCATCTTAGCATGGCATGGAAACAAAGAGGTGGGAGGCCTTCTCCGGTCTTCGCACCGCAAACCACCCGGCTTGTTGATGATTGAGATGTTTTTGAAAGCTAAGTAGTATGAAAATCTTTGGTCCTTCAAAAAGAGGATCAGGGTGGTTGCAAGAGGCTGTTCGTTCATGCTAGATGGAGGCCGTTGCGCCGGGCTGAAACGAAGAGGAGGAATCGGAATGGCGAACAAGAAGAAAAAGGTCGTCACCAAGACGTCGTCACGCAAAAAGAAAGCCGCCCCATCATCGAAGAAAAAGGCGGCAAAGACCACCTTAAAGAAGCGTGTGACTGCCAAGAAGTCTAAGCCGGCGGCAAAGAAAAAATCCGTCAAAAAAGCGGCTGGGAAATCCACCAAGAAGGCTATTCCCCGGGCTCGCCGAACGAGCGCACCCGGTAAAAAGGTCGTGTCTGAGGTGGAGGATATGGCTCCACGCAAGTCGGTGGTGACGAAGCCAGCCGTGGCTGCTGAGCCTGTGGATGTCGATATCGATGAAGATGAGTTGGTCAACGAAGAATTGGAGATGGAAGACGAGATTGATGAAGACGAGGTCCAGGAAGAGTTGAACCTCGACGCTGATGATGACAGGGACGAGCTGATCGGGAAGTCTGAGGACTTGCTGGACGACGATTACCGAAACAACTAATAAAAATCTCGTTATCATCCTGTTCTCATAGCTGGAAGCGGCATAAGTCTCATTACGTCCGCTCAACCGTCGCGGGAGGTCATGACCTCTCGCGACGGTTGCCTGAGCAGATCATGAATGGTTCGTTGTTCTCCTCGTGGTAGACAGATACAATCCCCGACGTAGTTCCGCCAAATCCTCGTGAAATTTCCAAGACCGGCGCAGATGGGCTTTGGCTGGTATGTCACTTTGGCGGTCATTTGTATGATCGTTACGGAGCCATTTGAAGCCGATGCAACCTGTGTGAATGAGCAACAAGCAAGTGGTACAGAAGTGGGACTGGTCCTTCACCTTCCTGCTAGTTGTTCACCAGATGAACGCGAAGCCTATGCGGTTCCCGGTGAAACGGTGATCGATGCAATCGCAAAAGGGTGGCGGGTCGACCTCGTTGGAGTGATCATCCGCGGAGAGCTTAACTTTGATCGCCTCGGGTCGAAGGCCGCCGAAGGCTCGAACGAGAGTGAAAATGAGCGGCGATTTGTGTTGACCGCATTGCGGATCAGAGATTCTGATGTGCAGGGAGCGTTACGGCATCGGTCTCTTGAGGGTGTGCTTCGGTTTCAAGGACCAGTCGACTTTCAGGGATCCCGCTTCCGAGAAGGAGTGGATCTCTCGCGTTCAGTTTTTCAGGGGAAGGTCGATCTCTCCGGCGCCACCTTTGAAAAGGAAGCCTATTTCGTTGGAGGACGTTTTACCGAGGAAGCTGTTTGCAGGGAAACGAAGTTTGGACCCAGTGCCAGATTTCATCGATCGGTGTTTCAGGGGATGCTGGATTGCACGGGGGCCATCTTCAACGGCATGGCGGAGTTTCTTGAAGTGACGTTCGAGGAACCAGCCACGTTTGAGCGGTCGAGGTTCGGCCAGGGGACAGGATTTTCCGGAAGCCACTTTAAGAGTCGAGTTGATTTCGGCGAAGCGATTTTCAGCCGTGAGGCTTTTTTTGGATTTACGATTTTTGAGAACGAAGCACTGTTTGCCCGAGCTCAGTTTCTAGGGGCAGCCGACTTTTCCAGCGCTGAGTTCAGGCAACAGGACGACCTGGCGAAGGCGCACTTCGACCAGCCTCCACTCTTGACTCAAACCAAACGTCTCGCCTCTGCGCAATCGGACAGTTTCCATGAGACTCGTGAAGGGCAGTATGCCCTCACCTTGGTTTTTTTCGTGGCTGCGGTGTTACTGATCGCGTACCTCATAAAGCTCAAATGAATGAGGTCGGGCCATCCCCCATATATAGATTCAGACTTGCCCGCCCCTCTATAAGTTGATATAAACACCGCTGTGAATACGCATCACGAAGGGTCGGAACAAACCGAACTGCCATACCAGGTCCGCATCGAAAATTTCGAGGGGCCACTGGATCTGCTGCTCCATCTCATCAAGAAAAATGAAATCAATATATACGATATTCCAGTCGCCATGATTGCGCAGCAATACTTGGAGTATCTGGAGGCGATGGAAGATCTCAACCTCAATGTCGCGGGAGATTTTTTGGTCATGGCGGCGACGTTATTGCAGATCAAATCAAGAATGCTGCTGCCCGCGGATGAGCGAGCCGATGACGAAGAGGAAGGGCCCGATCCACGGGAAGAGCTCGTCCGACGATTGCTTGAATATAAAGCGTATAAAGAAGCGGCGCGTCAGCTCGACGGTCAGGAGAAAATGTGGCGAGAAATCTTCTGGCGTGAGCAGAGCCCGGCGCTCGAGCACGTTGAGGAAGATCTCCCACTCGAAAATGTTTCTCTGTTCGATCTGGTTGATGCGCTGAAGGAAGTCCTCGATCGAAATCCGAGCAGCCGGCTGCTCGAAATCATTCCTGACAATCTCACGGTTCGTGAGCGGATGAATCTCATCCTCGAAACGCTCGAAGGGAAAGAGTCGGTCTCATTCGCGGCGCTGTTTGAAGGGCCGAGCCATCGTGTTGTGATCGTGGTCACGTTTTTGGCCTTGCTTGAACTGATGCGGCTGCGAGTTGCGCGTGTGTTCCAAGCCGAGACATTTGGTCCGATTCTGGTATCACGGACGTTTTCTCTGGTGTCGGATTCGACAGAGCTTCATGATGTTGGGGCAGAATGGAAAGCGACATGACTTCAGGGGAGGCAGACTTGGTACAGGAGATAATTGCGGTCGACACGACGGACGTCGAGGAAGGGAATAGAATCCCAGACGAGCGAACCAGTGATCCTAACCGTGTGCAAAGCATGGCGGAGCTTCAGGCCATCCTGGAATCGCTCCTCTTTGTCTCTTCTGAATCGCTGTCGGTTGTTCGGCTCACGTCCGTGGTCGGTAGTGTAACCAAGGTTGAAGTGGAGGAGGCATTGCAGGGTCTTGGCCAAGCACTGGAGCAAGAAGGACGCGGCGTGCGTCTGGCTGAAATCGCGGGCGGGTATCGCATCGTGACCAAACAAGAATATGCCTCGTGGATCAAGCGGCTGGACAAGGCCAAAACGGCGGCGAAGCTCTCCAGGTCTGCGCTGGAGTCCTTGGCGATCATTGCCTACAAGCAACCGCTGGTGCGGGCGGAAATCGAAGAAATTCGTGGAGTGGAAACTTCCGGTGTGTTGCGTACGTTGTTGGAACGGAAGCTGGTCCGGATCGTCGGGCGTAAAGAAGTTCCTGGGCGTCCAATCATGTATGGAACCACCAAATTCTTTCTGGAACACTTCGGCCTGAACGATCTCTCGCAACTGCCTCCGCTACGCGAGTTCAAAGAGCTTGGAGAAGCAGAGCAGTCTCTCTTGCCGATTGACGGAGAAATGATGCCGTCGGAAGAAGAATCGGCGGAGGCAACAACAATGGGTGCGATCGAGACCGAGTTGGAACAGCCTATGATCGCTGAAGTCGAAAATTCTCCTCACTTGCAAGAAATGTTTGAGTCCCTACCCGTGACTCCCTAACCGGTTCTGCACTCCCCAAAATCGAAGTAAGCTCATTATCGTGCTGCCCTATCCCAGCAGCACCCTGCTTCACACCCTTTCTATCGGTGTGGAATTGAGAACGAAATGCTCTGTTACGGGAGACCGATTGCAGGATTGGCCTATGGCGACGAGAGGCTCGGCGTTTGCTTAGACGCAGGGTTCTTTAGGCGTTGGAGTTCCGCGCTTTGCTCATCAACCTTTTTTTGGAGAGCCTTCAGTTCTTCCTTAAAGGACTGTAGGTCAGCGTCATTCTTTCCGACCGGTGACACTTGAGCAGGGTTGAATTGAGACGGCGATGCGATTGACGCAGCGGTAGGATGCTGTTGTGCTGTTGATGATGGTAGAGGTGCAGGAACCGCCAGGACTTTCGTCAGCAGTTGATAATCAATCGCAAGCGAGCGATCTTCAGATTTTCCAATCCAACTTGACCGATCGTAGACGTCAGGGCGTACGGCAGCTTCCGGAAGGAAAGTTACTTCTCGGTCGCGTAAGCCATCTGTATCCGGAAGAGGACGTGGTTCTTTCTGGCTGCCGGTAGACTTCTTTCCTGTGCGGTATCGGTACTGAGTCAATGTGAAATGCAGTGACAGACCATCTGCAAAGAGATAGCCTGATGTGGTTTCTGGGTTTGGGCTATCCTTACGCTGTTGAGAAATCACCGGTGTGGAATATACATGAAATCCCACCCGCTGATTGGGGGTCGCTTGCGCGAGCGCGGTGGTAATGTGTGGAGTTAGGAGCGCAATATCATCTTCCGAAAACGTGCGAATGTCGTTGAGGTTTGTTGATTTTAAGGCTTTGCCGAGCAGCAGCACGAGCCCGGATTTTTCTTTCGTGTGTACTCCCCGTAAGATATCGGCGATGGTCGTCTCCGATAGCTTGATGGGATGCGCGGCTTGAAAAGCCTTATCCGAGACGTGTTCAAGGAAGACTTTGCCGAGAGCGGCGTCGTGAATAGA is a genomic window of Candidatus Nitrospira kreftii containing:
- a CDS encoding Segregation and condensation protein B, with product MTSGEADLVQEIIAVDTTDVEEGNRIPDERTSDPNRVQSMAELQAILESLLFVSSESLSVVRLTSVVGSVTKVEVEEALQGLGQALEQEGRGVRLAEIAGGYRIVTKQEYASWIKRLDKAKTAAKLSRSALESLAIIAYKQPLVRAEIEEIRGVETSGVLRTLLERKLVRIVGRKEVPGRPIMYGTTKFFLEHFGLNDLSQLPPLREFKELGEAEQSLLPIDGEMMPSEEESAEATTMGAIETELEQPMIAEVENSPHLQEMFESLPVTP
- a CDS encoding Segregation and condensation protein A encodes the protein MNTHHEGSEQTELPYQVRIENFEGPLDLLLHLIKKNEINIYDIPVAMIAQQYLEYLEAMEDLNLNVAGDFLVMAATLLQIKSRMLLPADERADDEEEGPDPREELVRRLLEYKAYKEAARQLDGQEKMWREIFWREQSPALEHVEEDLPLENVSLFDLVDALKEVLDRNPSSRLLEIIPDNLTVRERMNLILETLEGKESVSFAALFEGPSHRVVIVVTFLALLELMRLRVARVFQAETFGPILVSRTFSLVSDSTELHDVGAEWKAT
- a CDS encoding hypothetical protein (conserved exported protein of unknown function), which gives rise to MLESTPSIFRPPLRLLMLSCIALIAVGCAASHPPTSIHDAALGKVFLEHVSDKAFQAAHPIKLSETTIADILRGVHTKEKSGLVLLLGKALKSTNLNDIRTFSEDDIALLTPHITTALAQATPNQRVGFHVYSTPVISQQRKDSPNPETTSGYLFADGLSLHFTLTQYRYRTGKKSTGSQKEPRPLPDTDGLRDREVTFLPEAAVRPDVYDRSSWIGKSEDRSLAIDYQLLTKVLAVPAPLPSSTAQQHPTAASIASPSQFNPAQVSPVGKNDADLQSFKEELKALQKKVDEQSAELQRLKNPASKQTPSLSSP